A section of the Miscanthus floridulus cultivar M001 unplaced genomic scaffold, ASM1932011v1 fs_410_1_2, whole genome shotgun sequence genome encodes:
- the LOC136531669 gene encoding subtilisin-chymotrypsin inhibitor-2B-like, whose product MSSTATAAPECGGPKTSWPEVVGLSVEEAKKVILKDKPDADIVVLPTGSPVTMDYRPNRVRIFVDTVAQTPHVG is encoded by the coding sequence ATGAGCTCCACGGCGACGGCGGCACCGGAGTGCGGCGGCCCCAAGACGTCGTGGCCGGAGGTGGTCGGGCTCagcgtggaggaagccaagaaggtgaTCCTCAAGGACAAGCCCGATGCCGACATCGTCGTGCTGCCCACCGGCTCGCCTGTGACCATGGATTACCGCCCCAACCGCGTCCGCATCTTCGTCGACACCGTCGCCCAGACGCCCCATGTCGGCTGA